One part of the Gemmatimonadaceae bacterium genome encodes these proteins:
- a CDS encoding putative sulfate/molybdate transporter produces MKSEHSDTPTTVKGRPRMRFDRNELAGAFGDIGTDLPLIIGMILAAGLDSASVLIMFGLMQVFTAATYGIPMAVQPLKAVAVIVITQRVAPEILYGGGLAIGVAMLLLTVSGGIDWLARVVPRAVVRGLQLGLGLQLALLALRDYVQRDGPRGYVLAAAAFAIVIALLGNRRFPPALFVIGLGILYAIVFNLDPGPIAAGAGFSLPTVQRITLSDIVTGFVLLAIPQIPLSLGNSVLATRQIAEDLFPERRITVRKLGVTYAAMNLVNPWLGGVPTCHGSGGLAGHYTFGARTGGSLVIYGSIYLAIGLFFAGVFQQTVQVFPLPMLGVLLLFEGLVLMSLVRGEAAGRWEFFVVLTVGVIAVGLPYGYAIALVVGTALYYFFRRQGLLEQR; encoded by the coding sequence TTGAAGTCCGAACACTCAGACACACCGACTACGGTGAAAGGCCGGCCGCGGATGCGGTTCGACAGGAACGAGCTGGCGGGTGCGTTCGGAGACATCGGCACCGACCTGCCGCTCATAATCGGAATGATCCTGGCCGCAGGCCTCGACAGCGCCAGCGTGCTGATCATGTTCGGCCTGATGCAGGTTTTCACCGCTGCCACTTACGGCATTCCGATGGCGGTGCAGCCGCTCAAAGCCGTGGCAGTCATCGTCATCACTCAGCGGGTGGCGCCGGAGATTCTGTATGGAGGAGGGCTCGCAATCGGAGTCGCGATGCTGCTTCTCACTGTTTCCGGCGGAATCGACTGGCTCGCGCGCGTCGTGCCTCGCGCGGTCGTGCGCGGTCTTCAGCTGGGACTCGGCCTCCAGCTCGCCCTGCTCGCACTGCGCGACTACGTGCAGCGCGACGGCCCGCGGGGTTATGTGCTCGCGGCGGCAGCGTTCGCAATCGTCATTGCACTCCTCGGGAATCGCCGGTTCCCGCCGGCGCTGTTCGTGATCGGCCTGGGAATACTCTACGCGATCGTGTTCAATCTCGACCCGGGACCGATCGCGGCCGGCGCCGGCTTTTCTCTTCCGACAGTTCAGCGAATAACGCTCAGCGACATTGTCACGGGATTCGTTCTGCTCGCCATTCCGCAGATACCACTGTCGCTTGGCAACTCAGTGCTCGCGACGAGACAGATCGCTGAAGATCTCTTTCCCGAGCGGCGAATCACGGTGAGGAAGCTCGGTGTCACATACGCTGCAATGAATCTCGTGAATCCATGGCTCGGCGGCGTTCCTACGTGTCATGGGTCGGGTGGACTGGCGGGACACTACACTTTCGGCGCGCGTACCGGCGGCTCGCTCGTCATCTACGGGTCGATCTATCTTGCGATCGGCCTCTTCTTCGCCGGGGTCTTTCAGCAGACGGTGCAGGTATTTCCTCTGCCGATGCTCGGAGTGCTGCTGTTGTTCGAGGGACTTGTACTGATGTCGCTGGTGCGCGGCGAAGCAGCGGGACGCTGGGAATTCTTCGTAGTTCTCACCGTCGGCGTAATCGCTGTCGGGCTTCCCTACGGTTATGCGATCGCTCTCGTGGTGGGGACGGCGTTGTACTACTTCTTTCGCCGGCAGGGATTACTGGAGCAGCGCTGA
- a CDS encoding nuclear transport factor 2 family protein, with translation MHWRLRYYTIAYRKSQTGVLDFMNRSLSRTVLLFASLLSAGCSDSAGGTLSTPERAAIADSLKQLVTATYDLSKPNAVARLMSLYPTEGPVISANSGRATTTRAALQSQVETFWQYVGSNMRNPRWEWTSMHIDVLSPNAAVMTATYRVPHLNPNNTPHVIGGAWTAVFANRGGRWVIVQEHLSDVPAEVSAPAQPDTAAHQH, from the coding sequence GTGCACTGGAGACTGCGGTACTACACTATCGCGTATCGGAAATCGCAAACTGGTGTACTCGACTTCATGAACAGATCATTGAGCCGTACCGTGCTGCTTTTCGCTTCGCTTCTTTCGGCGGGCTGCAGCGATTCAGCAGGGGGTACACTGAGCACGCCTGAACGTGCCGCGATTGCCGACTCGCTGAAGCAGCTCGTCACTGCCACCTATGATCTTTCAAAGCCGAACGCAGTCGCGCGGCTGATGAGCCTCTACCCGACCGAAGGGCCCGTGATCTCGGCAAACAGCGGTCGTGCGACTACCACGCGTGCCGCACTGCAAAGTCAGGTGGAGACATTCTGGCAGTATGTCGGAAGCAACATGCGCAATCCACGGTGGGAATGGACATCGATGCACATCGACGTTCTCTCACCGAACGCCGCAGTGATGACAGCCACCTACCGGGTGCCGCACCTCAATCCGAACAACACGCCGCACGTCATCGGAGGCGCGTGGACCGCGGTTTTCGCCAACCGCGGGGGACGCTGGGTGATCGTTCAGGAGCATCTCTCCGACGTGCCGGCGGAGGTGAGCGCGCCCGCGCAGCCCGACACGGCCGCGCACCAGCACTAG
- the sufC gene encoding Fe-S cluster assembly ATPase SufC has protein sequence MASSQIVSSGEGKKSEGEAYKSKRTTVLEIKNLHASIAGKEILRGVDLTVNEGEVHAVMGPNGSGKSTLAQVLAGHPGYEVTEGSVTYDGQDLLAIDPEVRAQQGIFLAFQYPVEIPGVTNAYFLRSAYNEIRKAKGLEELDPLEFLDLMEEKMKLVDVDLSMLNRSVNTGFSGGEKKRNEILQMAVLSPRLAILDETDSGLDIDALRIVAAGVNKLRQPDNATIVVTHYQRLLNYIIPDYVHVLVSGRIAKSGGKELALALEEKGYDWVSEGAGAAAGATA, from the coding sequence GTGGCCAGCTCGCAGATAGTGAGCAGCGGCGAGGGCAAGAAGTCGGAAGGTGAGGCTTACAAATCGAAAAGGACAACAGTGCTAGAAATCAAGAATCTCCATGCGTCGATAGCAGGAAAGGAAATACTCCGCGGAGTGGACCTCACCGTCAACGAGGGGGAGGTGCACGCGGTGATGGGCCCCAACGGATCGGGGAAGAGCACACTTGCGCAGGTGTTGGCGGGACACCCCGGATACGAAGTGACCGAAGGCAGCGTCACCTACGACGGGCAGGATCTGCTCGCGATTGACCCGGAAGTCCGCGCGCAGCAGGGAATATTCCTCGCCTTCCAGTATCCCGTTGAAATTCCCGGCGTCACCAACGCGTACTTCCTGCGGTCAGCCTACAACGAGATCAGAAAGGCAAAGGGACTCGAAGAGCTCGACCCACTCGAGTTTCTCGATCTCATGGAAGAGAAAATGAAGCTCGTCGACGTGGACCTGTCGATGCTCAATCGGTCCGTGAACACCGGCTTCTCCGGCGGAGAGAAGAAGCGCAACGAAATCCTGCAGATGGCCGTGCTCTCGCCGCGCCTCGCGATTCTCGACGAGACGGATTCCGGTCTCGACATCGATGCTCTGCGGATCGTGGCTGCGGGTGTCAACAAGCTCAGGCAGCCCGACAATGCGACTATCGTGGTCACGCACTATCAGCGGCTGCTCAATTACATCATCCCCGATTACGTGCATGTGCTCGTAAGCGGCCGCATAGCGAAGTCCGGAGGCAAAGAGCTGGCGCTCGCGCTCGAGGAGAAGGGTTACGACTGGGTTTCCGAAGGCGCCGGCGCGGCTGCGGGAGCCACCGCGTGA
- a CDS encoding helix-turn-helix transcriptional regulator — protein sequence MKNQLRILRAEREWSQAELSERLGVSRQTVNAIETGRYDPSLPLAFQVARLFEKKIEEIFEPDGSGNG from the coding sequence ATGAAAAACCAGCTTCGGATTCTTCGCGCCGAGCGGGAGTGGAGCCAGGCTGAGCTCTCGGAGCGCCTGGGCGTCTCGCGACAGACGGTGAACGCGATAGAAACCGGACGTTACGACCCCAGCCTGCCGCTGGCATTTCAAGTAGCCCGGCTCTTCGAGAAGAAGATCGAAGAAATCTTTGAACCCGACGGATCGGGTAACGGGTAA
- a CDS encoding SufS family cysteine desulfurase yields MNRRADFPLLAANPDIHYLDSAATSQKPRVVLDAMREFYETSYANPHRGAYALSVAATECYSGARETIAKFLGVADSECLIFTRGTTESINLVASAWGRENVGRGDDIVVTALEHHANFVPWQQLAIERGAGFRICELTSDGRIDLDRLRSLLTHRTRVVAFSHVSNALGTVNPVREIVEMVRRQTDALIVIDGAQGAPHLSVRFDDLGVDFYAFSGHKMCGPMGIGGLIGKREILESMPPYQTGGDMIEFVYDETTTWNALPHKLEAGTPNAADAVGLAAAAEYLDAIGMDEVLRHERALLAKAQNRLSEIEGIRIYGPPAAERSGVLSFTLGDVHPHDLATILDGDGVCIRAGHHCAQPLMRRLDLAATARASFYVYNDESDIDALVDGVLKAKGVFGHAAV; encoded by the coding sequence ATGAATCGCCGCGCCGATTTCCCCCTTCTCGCCGCGAATCCCGACATCCACTACCTCGACTCGGCCGCAACCTCGCAGAAGCCGCGCGTTGTGCTCGACGCGATGCGCGAGTTCTACGAGACGAGCTACGCCAATCCGCACCGCGGTGCTTATGCGCTTTCGGTTGCGGCCACTGAATGCTACAGCGGCGCGAGAGAGACGATCGCGAAATTCCTGGGCGTCGCGGATTCGGAATGTCTCATCTTCACCCGGGGGACCACCGAATCGATCAACCTCGTCGCTTCGGCATGGGGGCGTGAAAACGTCGGGCGCGGCGACGACATAGTGGTCACCGCGCTCGAGCATCACGCGAACTTCGTCCCGTGGCAGCAGCTGGCGATCGAGAGGGGCGCGGGTTTCCGCATCTGCGAGCTGACGAGTGACGGGAGAATCGATCTCGATCGATTGCGATCGCTCTTGACCCATCGCACGCGTGTCGTCGCGTTCAGCCATGTGTCGAACGCGTTGGGCACGGTCAATCCGGTGCGTGAGATCGTTGAAATGGTGCGGCGGCAGACCGATGCGCTCATCGTCATTGACGGTGCCCAAGGCGCTCCGCACCTGAGCGTTCGATTCGACGACCTCGGCGTCGACTTCTACGCATTCAGCGGACACAAGATGTGTGGTCCAATGGGGATTGGCGGGCTCATTGGAAAGCGCGAGATCCTGGAGAGCATGCCTCCTTACCAGACGGGGGGAGACATGATCGAGTTCGTCTACGACGAGACGACCACCTGGAATGCGCTGCCCCACAAGCTGGAGGCCGGGACGCCGAATGCAGCAGACGCAGTGGGACTCGCCGCGGCGGCGGAGTATCTCGATGCGATCGGAATGGACGAAGTGCTGCGTCACGAGCGCGCGCTGCTAGCCAAGGCACAGAATCGTCTCTCGGAGATCGAAGGCATCCGCATCTATGGTCCGCCGGCGGCCGAGCGGAGCGGAGTGCTGAGCTTTACGCTCGGCGATGTGCACCCTCACGACCTCGCCACGATCCTCGACGGCGACGGAGTTTGCATCCGCGCGGGACATCACTGCGCACAGCCGCTGATGCGGCGGCTCGACCTGGCGGCGACGGCTCGCGCATCGTTTTACGTCTACAACGACGAGTCGGATATCGACGCGTTGGTGGACGGCGTTCTCAAGGCAAAAGGAGTGTTCGGCCACGCAGCCGTCTGA
- a CDS encoding Rieske 2Fe-2S domain-containing protein has protein sequence MEDSGFEAVAKVDEVPDEGTFGVVKSTGEPVCLIRHGGRITAVSDTCAHQEFAMSLGDVLPDGTIQCAWHGARFDTATGAVRQGPATDPLPIFTVKIEDGMVLVGPACPRAGAGHRMSEAWIPAGEVEQ, from the coding sequence TTGGAAGATTCTGGGTTCGAAGCTGTTGCAAAGGTCGACGAAGTTCCCGATGAGGGGACATTCGGCGTCGTCAAGTCGACCGGTGAGCCGGTATGTCTCATCCGGCACGGGGGGCGCATCACTGCTGTATCCGACACATGCGCTCATCAGGAGTTCGCCATGTCCCTCGGCGACGTGCTTCCCGACGGCACAATCCAGTGCGCATGGCATGGCGCGAGGTTCGACACCGCAACCGGCGCCGTACGCCAGGGGCCGGCGACTGATCCGCTTCCCATATTCACAGTGAAGATCGAGGATGGAATGGTTCTCGTCGGCCCCGCCTGTCCGCGGGCGGGCGCCGGTCACCGGATGTCCGAGGCGTGGATCCCCGCTGGGGAGGTGGAGCAATGA
- the sufB gene encoding Fe-S cluster assembly protein SufB: MGSAIETLVNREYPYGFVTDVETDTIGRGLNEDVIRVISQKKNEPEFMLAWRLKAYRRWLTMKEPHWANIHYEPIDYQDISYYSAPKSVKPLQSLDDVDPELLSAYKKLGISLNEQKTLAGVAVDAIFDSVSVGTSMKEELGKYGIVFCSFGEAVQTHPELVEKYLGTVVPHSDNFFAALNAAVFSDGSFCYVPKGVKCPMELSTYFRINSANTGQFERTLIIADEGASVSYLEGCTAPKRDTNQLHAAVVELIALDNASVKYSTVQNWYAGDAEGKGGIFNFVTKRGKCVGVNSKISWTQVETGSAITWKYPSVILQGDNSTGEFYSVAVVNNHQQADTGTKMIHIGKNTKSTIVSKGISAGHGNNSYRGQVKVLPKAAGARNYTQCDSMLIGNQCGAHTFPYIEVQNNTATLEHEASTSKIGEDQIFYCKTRGLSAEHAVSMIVSGFCREVFQNLPMEFAVEAQQLLGITLEGSVG, from the coding sequence ATGGGATCGGCAATCGAGACACTGGTCAATCGAGAGTATCCGTACGGCTTCGTTACCGACGTCGAGACGGACACGATTGGACGCGGCCTCAACGAGGACGTAATCCGGGTGATCTCGCAGAAAAAGAACGAGCCCGAGTTCATGCTCGCGTGGCGCCTGAAGGCATACCGCCGGTGGCTCACGATGAAGGAGCCGCACTGGGCGAACATCCACTACGAGCCCATCGACTACCAGGATATCAGCTACTACTCGGCGCCGAAGAGCGTCAAGCCGCTGCAGAGTCTCGATGACGTCGACCCCGAGCTGCTAAGCGCCTACAAGAAGCTCGGAATCTCCCTCAACGAGCAGAAGACGCTTGCCGGCGTTGCGGTGGACGCGATTTTCGACAGCGTTTCCGTCGGCACGTCAATGAAGGAGGAGCTGGGCAAGTACGGAATCGTTTTCTGCTCCTTCGGCGAGGCGGTGCAGACACATCCCGAGCTCGTCGAGAAGTACCTCGGCACCGTTGTTCCGCACAGCGACAATTTCTTTGCTGCCCTGAACGCCGCCGTTTTCAGCGACGGGTCGTTCTGCTACGTGCCGAAGGGTGTGAAATGCCCGATGGAGCTGTCTACTTATTTCCGCATCAACAGCGCTAACACGGGCCAGTTCGAGCGGACGCTGATCATCGCCGACGAAGGCGCCTCGGTGAGCTATCTCGAGGGCTGCACAGCGCCGAAACGCGACACCAATCAGCTGCACGCGGCAGTAGTCGAGCTCATCGCTCTGGACAACGCGTCAGTGAAGTACTCGACCGTGCAGAACTGGTATGCCGGTGATGCCGAGGGCAAGGGCGGCATCTTCAACTTCGTGACGAAGCGAGGGAAGTGCGTCGGCGTGAATTCCAAGATCTCCTGGACGCAGGTAGAGACGGGCTCGGCGATTACGTGGAAATATCCGAGTGTGATTCTTCAGGGCGACAACTCGACGGGCGAGTTCTATTCGGTGGCGGTGGTGAACAACCATCAGCAGGCGGACACCGGAACCAAGATGATTCACATCGGGAAGAACACGAAGTCGACGATCGTCTCCAAGGGAATTTCAGCGGGGCACGGCAATAACAGCTATCGCGGGCAGGTGAAGGTTCTGCCGAAAGCCGCGGGCGCGAGGAATTACACGCAGTGCGACTCGATGCTGATCGGAAACCAGTGCGGCGCGCACACGTTCCCGTACATCGAGGTGCAGAACAACACGGCGACGCTGGAGCACGAGGCGTCGACGTCGAAGATCGGTGAGGATCAGATCTTCTACTGCAAGACGCGCGGGCTGAGTGCCGAGCACGCGGTGTCGATGATCGTGAGCGGGTTTTGTCGGGAAGTGTTCCAGAACCTGCCGATGGAATTCGCTGTCGAAGCTCAGCAGCTGCTGGGAATCACGCTCGAGGGATCGGTCGGATAG
- a CDS encoding FHA domain-containing protein, translating to MEPNATDRDRESAYLVYEFERRAYPLSDAGFTIGRDAAANIVVREPSVSRSHAEVRAEGGEYVLHTSGATGTRLNGHTINTPHQLRDGDRIEIGTAELTFRRSKLPLGVSVVDRAEPRQDDVLSRRTTITNPILGVGHDVDDRRKRWPVVLILAVLAVIAAWLYLTQVR from the coding sequence ATGGAACCAAATGCAACGGATCGGGACAGGGAATCGGCCTATCTGGTCTATGAGTTCGAGCGCCGGGCGTACCCCCTTTCCGATGCGGGTTTCACGATCGGGCGCGATGCCGCGGCCAATATCGTAGTACGCGAGCCATCTGTCTCGAGGTCACACGCCGAAGTGCGGGCAGAAGGCGGTGAGTACGTTCTTCACACCTCAGGGGCGACGGGTACCCGGTTGAATGGACATACGATAAACACTCCGCATCAGCTCAGGGACGGCGACCGCATCGAAATCGGAACCGCCGAACTTACCTTCCGCAGATCGAAGCTTCCACTCGGCGTCTCAGTTGTCGACCGCGCCGAGCCCCGCCAGGACGATGTGCTCAGCAGGCGGACGACGATCACCAATCCGATTCTGGGCGTAGGGCACGATGTTGACGATCGACGCAAGCGGTGGCCGGTGGTGCTGATACTGGCAGTTCTGGCCGTGATTGCGGCGTGGCTCTACCTCACGCAGGTGCGGTAA
- a CDS encoding ABC transporter permease, translating into MAKLWAIIKREYLERVRTKWFVIATLFGPLFFGSLIIIPAYMTKKARASNEFTNTIILDATSIGMGAKVATAMSVGQPPGSAAPLVRQVSPPDLSRAESTATQQVMSSQAIGYLVLDEQTLRGEVVRYAGRNATSIGDMERIRSKVREILLTERLEGAGVKPETIKELSFMPIRLRAERITDEGRGGSGTASIVFAGVIAFLLYMSIVLYGQNVLRGVLEEKTTRVAEVIVSSVPSETLLAGKVLGVGAVGLTQQAIWLAASVFMYEVRTPLLAQFGISSTPFQMPSITVGYGILLLVFFILGFTFYASLYAAVGASVNTEQEAQQAVQPLLIMLVATAIFINPILLNPTGRLAFVMSILPFSAPIIMPLRLALVSVPWYEIAASMLALAASCVAAVWVAARIYRVGLLMYGKRPTLKELRRWVVYSH; encoded by the coding sequence ATGGCTAAGCTCTGGGCAATCATCAAGCGGGAGTATCTCGAGCGCGTCAGGACAAAATGGTTCGTCATTGCCACCCTGTTCGGGCCGTTGTTCTTCGGCTCGCTGATCATCATTCCGGCTTACATGACGAAGAAGGCAAGGGCATCGAACGAGTTCACGAACACGATCATTCTCGATGCGACCAGCATCGGCATGGGCGCGAAAGTGGCCACCGCGATGAGTGTCGGGCAACCGCCGGGATCCGCTGCTCCGCTCGTAAGACAGGTCTCACCTCCTGATCTCTCGCGCGCGGAAAGCACGGCAACGCAGCAGGTGATGAGCTCCCAGGCGATCGGATACCTGGTCCTGGATGAGCAGACGCTGCGGGGGGAGGTAGTGCGCTATGCGGGCAGGAACGCGACTTCGATCGGGGACATGGAGCGCATTCGGTCAAAGGTCAGGGAGATACTTCTCACCGAGCGCCTCGAGGGGGCGGGAGTCAAGCCCGAGACGATAAAGGAGCTCTCGTTCATGCCGATCAGGCTGCGCGCCGAGCGGATCACCGACGAGGGAAGAGGCGGATCGGGCACGGCGAGCATCGTCTTCGCCGGAGTCATCGCTTTCCTGCTCTACATGTCGATCGTTCTCTATGGGCAGAACGTCCTGCGCGGTGTGCTCGAGGAAAAAACGACGCGCGTCGCGGAGGTGATTGTCTCCAGCGTTCCGTCGGAGACGCTGCTCGCGGGCAAGGTTCTCGGCGTGGGAGCGGTGGGCCTGACGCAACAGGCGATCTGGCTCGCCGCGTCGGTGTTCATGTACGAGGTGCGCACGCCGTTACTGGCTCAGTTCGGTATCAGCAGCACACCTTTCCAGATGCCGTCGATCACCGTCGGATACGGAATTCTCCTTCTCGTTTTCTTCATCCTCGGATTCACCTTCTATGCGTCTCTCTACGCGGCAGTTGGCGCATCGGTGAACACGGAGCAGGAGGCGCAGCAGGCGGTTCAGCCGCTGCTCATCATGCTCGTGGCGACAGCGATTTTCATCAATCCGATACTGCTCAACCCCACAGGAAGGCTTGCGTTCGTGATGTCGATCCTGCCGTTCTCGGCGCCGATCATCATGCCGCTCAGGCTGGCGCTGGTGAGTGTGCCCTGGTACGAGATCGCGGCTTCGATGCTCGCTCTGGCAGCCTCATGTGTGGCGGCAGTGTGGGTCGCGGCACGAATCTACCGCGTGGGGCTCCTGATGTACGGCAAGCGCCCCACTCTGAAAGAGTTGAGGCGCTGGGTCGTCTATTCGCATTAA
- a CDS encoding ATP-binding cassette domain-containing protein produces MTDHTVEIENVSKRYATHVAVRDLTLRVPKGSVYGLLGPNGAGKTTTIRMILNIIAPDEGTIRILGVPSNDPKITDRVGYLPEERGLYRKMQVRRILRFLAELKGVPRAVADSRISEWLERLDLKTDEKDWGLSKIDELSRGMQQKVQFIGALLHDPDLVILDEPFSGLDPINAQALKDTILDLRRRGKTVIFSTHIMDNAERICDSVCILARGEKVLDGSITSIKSSHGTRNIALSLEGGSSNGVGQILADRRLVSRVDDSNLYFEVELAENANPQELLRRIVDSGASVQRFELVQPSLHQIFLEKVGARPRLPGEAPFAEGVEAGITGHG; encoded by the coding sequence ATGACTGACCATACGGTCGAGATCGAGAACGTCTCGAAGCGCTACGCTACGCACGTAGCCGTCCGCGATCTCACTTTGCGCGTGCCGAAGGGATCGGTCTACGGCTTGCTCGGGCCGAACGGGGCGGGCAAGACGACCACGATCCGCATGATCCTCAACATCATCGCACCCGACGAGGGTACGATCCGGATTCTCGGCGTCCCATCCAACGACCCGAAGATCACCGACCGGGTGGGGTACCTGCCGGAAGAGCGCGGACTGTATCGCAAGATGCAGGTGAGGCGAATCCTGCGATTTCTCGCCGAGCTCAAGGGGGTGCCGCGCGCGGTTGCGGACAGCCGAATCTCGGAGTGGCTGGAGCGGCTCGACCTCAAGACCGACGAGAAGGATTGGGGCTTGTCGAAGATCGACGAGCTCTCACGCGGAATGCAGCAGAAGGTCCAGTTCATCGGCGCGCTGCTGCACGATCCCGACCTCGTCATTCTGGACGAGCCATTCAGCGGCCTCGACCCGATCAACGCCCAGGCGCTGAAGGACACCATTCTGGATCTCCGCCGCCGCGGGAAAACGGTGATCTTCAGCACACACATCATGGACAACGCGGAGCGAATCTGCGACTCGGTGTGCATTCTCGCGCGCGGTGAGAAGGTGCTGGATGGCTCCATCACGTCGATCAAGAGCTCCCACGGGACGCGTAACATCGCGCTCTCTCTCGAGGGCGGCTCCTCGAATGGTGTCGGACAGATTCTCGCCGACCGACGGCTCGTGTCGCGAGTGGACGACTCCAACCTCTATTTTGAGGTAGAGCTTGCGGAGAACGCGAACCCCCAGGAGCTTCTGCGCCGCATCGTAGACTCAGGTGCGAGCGTGCAGCGCTTCGAGCTCGTCCAGCCGTCGCTCCACCAGATATTCCTGGAGAAGGTAGGAGCTCGTCCCAGGCTGCCGGGAGAAGCGCCGTTTGCCGAAGGCGTAGAGGCAGGGATCACCGGCCATGGCTAA
- the sufD gene encoding Fe-S cluster assembly protein SufD — translation MTQAQPTTKNPPNDLKAAPHSLSRRAYQSDFERLASGALQSEPEWLGRLRRESFASFESLGFPTMKNEDWHFTSVAPIADRVFHPAEPKALSIQDRENFLLPELGGPTITFVNGQYSAELSTEIAGDKSGISFESLSYAIARDSEGSLRRLLGSIAVPGSSAFTALNSAFFRDGALLRIAANAVPDAPIHLVFIAAGGDGSVSHPRNLIIAGDHSRATIVESYVTLGDAESFTNAVSEVTLGEGARLSHYKLQSESPRAFHVGTIQAHQSRNSWYESFSFATGADLSRTNVYTVLDGDAAECVLNGLYLADGTQHMDHQTYVEHVAPNCPSHELYKGILDGRSHGVFNGKVYVHPEAQKTDGKQSNNNLLLSSHARVDTKPQLEIFADDVKCTHGATVGRLDETALFYLRSRGIGMAMARQLLTYAFAADVLERLELAPLKEALEARVLRRFTAPA, via the coding sequence GTGACGCAGGCGCAGCCGACGACGAAGAATCCACCCAACGACCTGAAGGCGGCGCCCCATTCACTCTCGCGAAGAGCTTACCAGTCGGATTTCGAGCGTCTCGCCTCAGGCGCCCTTCAGTCCGAGCCCGAGTGGCTGGGGCGACTAAGGCGTGAGTCCTTCGCCAGCTTCGAGTCGCTCGGCTTCCCGACGATGAAGAATGAAGACTGGCACTTCACGAGCGTCGCGCCGATCGCTGACCGTGTCTTCCATCCGGCTGAGCCAAAGGCGCTCTCGATTCAGGATCGGGAAAATTTTCTCCTTCCCGAGCTCGGCGGACCGACCATCACCTTCGTCAATGGTCAGTATTCTGCCGAGCTCTCGACCGAAATTGCCGGCGACAAATCCGGCATCTCGTTCGAGAGCCTCTCGTACGCGATCGCGCGGGACTCGGAAGGATCTCTACGCCGGCTGCTAGGGAGCATCGCTGTTCCGGGAAGCTCCGCCTTCACCGCGCTGAATTCTGCATTCTTCCGCGACGGAGCTCTGCTGCGGATCGCGGCGAATGCCGTCCCGGACGCGCCGATTCACCTCGTGTTCATCGCCGCTGGTGGTGACGGCTCCGTATCACATCCGCGAAACCTGATAATCGCGGGTGATCATTCGCGGGCGACAATCGTCGAGAGCTATGTCACGCTCGGCGACGCGGAATCGTTCACGAATGCGGTCAGTGAAGTCACACTAGGTGAAGGCGCCCGGCTGAGCCACTACAAGCTGCAGAGCGAGAGTCCCCGTGCATTCCACGTCGGGACGATTCAGGCGCACCAGTCGCGCAACAGCTGGTACGAGTCGTTTTCCTTCGCGACCGGAGCCGACCTCTCACGCACGAACGTGTACACCGTGCTCGATGGAGATGCCGCGGAGTGCGTGCTCAACGGACTCTACCTGGCCGACGGCACGCAGCACATGGACCATCAGACTTACGTCGAGCACGTCGCGCCGAACTGTCCGAGCCACGAGCTCTACAAGGGGATACTCGACGGGCGTTCGCACGGAGTGTTCAACGGCAAAGTGTACGTGCACCCCGAGGCGCAGAAGACCGACGGCAAGCAGAGTAACAACAACCTTCTCCTATCGAGCCACGCGCGAGTCGACACGAAGCCGCAGCTCGAGATATTCGCTGATGACGTAAAGTGCACCCATGGTGCAACGGTTGGGCGCCTCGACGAGACCGCGCTGTTCTATCTGCGGAGCCGGGGAATTGGAATGGCTATGGCGCGGCAGCTGCTCACTTACGCATTCGCCGCTGATGTGCTGGAGCGGCTGGAGCTCGCACCTCTGAAGGAAGCGCTCGAAGCGCGCGTCCTCAGACGATTTACCGCACCTGCGTGA
- a CDS encoding SUF system NifU family Fe-S cluster assembly protein yields MTVADRSAEIAALYQELILDHYRRPRNKGELEGATRSAIMKNPLCGDEVALHVKVEGDKLSDVRFSGRGCSISQASASMMTQLVKGKSASEIAELGETFRDLVMGAAPAGDSAAMGKLGSLRALGGVSRFPARVKCALLAWNALETAMSKPNG; encoded by the coding sequence ATGACAGTTGCCGACCGTTCAGCGGAGATTGCGGCCCTCTACCAGGAGCTGATCCTCGACCATTACAGACGGCCGAGGAACAAGGGCGAGCTGGAAGGCGCGACGCGCTCGGCCATAATGAAGAACCCGCTCTGTGGAGACGAGGTCGCGCTCCACGTGAAGGTCGAAGGCGACAAGTTGAGCGACGTTCGCTTTTCCGGACGCGGCTGCTCGATTTCCCAGGCCTCGGCGTCAATGATGACGCAGCTTGTGAAGGGAAAGAGCGCATCGGAGATCGCCGAGCTCGGCGAAACGTTCCGTGATCTCGTAATGGGCGCGGCGCCGGCCGGGGATAGTGCCGCGATGGGGAAGCTCGGATCGCTCCGCGCCCTGGGTGGGGTGTCTCGCTTTCCCGCGCGGGTGAAGTGCGCACTTCTTGCCTGGAATGCGCTCGAGACTGCAATGTCAAAACCGAATGGCTGA